One Ostrinia nubilalis chromosome 4, ilOstNubi1.1, whole genome shotgun sequence DNA window includes the following coding sequences:
- the LOC135071266 gene encoding uracil phosphoribosyltransferase homolog — protein sequence MEFIDNDVRQWDANEVKEQFGDSLTLLPSNDNIKELQTILRDKNTSRSDFKFYADRLIRLVIEESLNKLPFTDCEVITPTGALYKGLKYGAGNCGVSIVRSGEAMEQGLRDCCRSIRIGKILVESDTDTHEAHVVYAKFPEDIARRQVLLMYPIMSTGNTVKQAVNVLTQHGVKEERIILSNLFCTPAAVQAVVDYVPKMKILTAELHPVAPNHFGQKYFGTD from the exons atGGAGTTTATCGACAATGATGTAAGGCAGTGGGATGCTAACGAGGTGAAGGAACAATTTGGAGACAGCCTGACGCTTCTACCATCGAACGACAACATAAAGGAGCTGCAAACCATACTTCGAGACAA AAACACCTCCAGAAGTGACTTCAAATTCTATGCTGACCGGTTGATCCGTCTGGTGATTGAAGAAAGCCTAAACAAGTTGCCTTTCACGGACTGTGAAGTGATCACTCCTACTGGGGCTCTCTATAAAGGGCTCAAGTATGGCGCTGGCAATTGTGGTGTGTCCATCGTTAGATCCGGAGAAGCTATGGAACAG GGGCTCCGCGACTGCTGTCGTTCGATTCGTATCGGCAAGATCCTGGTGGAGAGCGACACGGACACGCACGAGGCACACGTGGTGTACGCCAAGTTCCCCGAGGATATAGCAAGAAGACAGGTCCTGCTTATGTACCCCATCATGTCTACAGGGAACACCGTTAAACAG GCAGTAAACGTCCTAACCCAGCACGGAGTCAAAGAAGAGCGCATCATCCTTTCCAACCTATTCTGCACACCCGCCGCCGTCCAAGCAGTCGTAGACTACGTGCCTAAGATGAAGATCCTCACGGCTGAACTGCATCCCGTAGCGCCCAACCACTTCGGACAGAAGTACTTTGGGACGGACTGA
- the LOC135071259 gene encoding four and a half LIM domains protein 2 isoform X4 — MSADVLSDDLKSRLHLTTKTVGQDRIRRARENNEDVAILTMFLPNATAERENKKFCCALRDQCLLGDPRKTIAGTKKMEYKTRQWHEKCFCCVVCKNPIGTKSFIPREQEIYCAGCYEDKFATRCVKCNKIITQGGVTYKNEPWHRECFTCTNCNTSLAGQRFTSRDEKPYCADCFGELFAKRCTSCTKPITGIGGTRFISFEDRHWHNDCFICAQCKTSLVGKGFITDGQDIICPECAKQKLM; from the exons ATGTCCGCGGACGTTTTGAGTGACGACCTAAAGTCGAGGCTACACTTGACCACAAAAACAGTTGGGCAAGACAGGATAAGGAGAGCGCGGGAGAATAACGAGGATGTCGCCATACTTACCATGTTCCTGCCGAATGCAACCGCTGAAAGGGAAAACAAGAAGTTCTGTTGTGCGTTACGGGATCAGTGTTTGCTCGGCGACCCGAGGAAAACAATTGCAG GCACCAAGAAGATGGAGTACAAGACCCGGCAGTGGCACGAGAAGTGCTTCTGCTGCGTAGTCTGCAAGAACCCCATTGGCACCAAGAGCTTCATCCCCCGTGAGCAGGAGATCTACTGCGCCGGCTGTTATGAGGACAAGTTCGCCACCCGCTGCGTCAAGTGCAACAAG ATCATCACGCAAGGCGGCGTCACGTACAAGAACGAGCCGTGGCACCGCGAGTGCTTCACGTGCACCAACTGCAACACGTCGCTGGCCGGCCAGCGGTTCACGTCGCGCGACGAGAAGCCCTACTGCGCCGACTGCTTCGGCGAGTTGTTCGCCAAGCGGTGCACCTCATGCACCAAGCCCATCACTG GCATCGGCGGCACGCGCTTCATCTCGTTCGAGGACCGCCACTGGCACAACGACTGCTTCATCTGCGCGCAGTGCAAGACCTCTCTCGTGGGCAAGGGCTTCATCACCGACGGCCAGGACATCATCTGCCCCGAGTGCGCCAAACAGAAGCTCATGTAA